In Fibrobacter sp. UBA4297, the following proteins share a genomic window:
- a CDS encoding porin family protein produces the protein QTTTVTQDSEAMPIDEQQAVPAPKKNAIGFGARASFIYGNFWGFKNLDDLDAPSGFGGDFGVTARFTITKGLLFTPEIGFRLLYLEHGDDDYYTRNFDMTFLDFVFYVRGEITKTFYLEVGPQISINTSGDYSIENESGAYDNFENIEQSAVELGINIGLGYHILDNLAIGFRWYMGFNEVFPDVKYFDELNADDFEGSKPKRSVKCSFSNLKGAHTMMFKFGVTYWFI, from the coding sequence CAAACAACAACAGTAACCCAGGATTCCGAAGCCATGCCCATTGACGAGCAGCAAGCAGTACCTGCTCCGAAAAAAAACGCAATCGGTTTTGGTGCACGCGCTTCATTCATCTACGGCAACTTCTGGGGATTCAAAAACCTGGACGATCTTGACGCCCCGTCTGGTTTCGGCGGCGATTTCGGCGTTACCGCCCGATTCACCATCACAAAAGGACTTTTGTTCACTCCGGAAATCGGTTTCCGCCTCCTTTATCTTGAACACGGAGACGATGATTACTACACCAGAAACTTCGACATGACATTCCTTGATTTCGTATTCTACGTACGAGGAGAAATCACCAAAACATTCTACCTTGAAGTCGGTCCGCAAATTTCCATTAACACCAGTGGCGATTACTCCATTGAAAACGAAAGCGGAGCATACGATAATTTTGAAAACATCGAACAAAGTGCGGTTGAACTGGGCATCAACATTGGCCTCGGTTATCATATTTTAGACAACTTAGCTATCGGTTTCCGCTGGTACATGGGATTCAACGAAGTATTCCCCGATGTAAAATATTTTGACGAACTCAACGCAGACGATTTCGAAGGTTCTAAGCCCAAGCGCAGCGTCAAATGTTCTTTCTCCAACTTGAAAGGCGCCCATACGATGATGTTCAAGTTTGGCGTTACCTATTGGTTCATTTAA
- a CDS encoding NAD(P)H-hydrate dehydratase: MNSLQSLDLQPILSTEGMRNLDAASKKFLAQKITSEPSEKDVIQSGYTLMQEAGLALFKFVQKSIAEGAANHHAKPIAIFIGGGNNGGDGLVLAKHLLQARIESIVFSLTSESKFKNEAKLALDDFLQAGGSLFAFKKITEDSKQASLLLHDGFMLVVDCMLGNGAKGELRSEFATAVQIINESGLPVIAADAPTGYDSSAHVCNKVCTHANETMLFGFPRLDAYAKEGGPVFGNVTVAPLQYPAELVAQFDEKNYLADESLIPQLLPKRNEWGDKRNQGTVLIIAGSKDMPGAAALCTESALRSGAGLVTLATTEAITPIIQAKLSEPVFCSLDDRANGAGSENCGSLQPQHISTLLDRAKHASAVAIGPGLSTNTGTVQAVIKLLPQLNAPTVIDADALNAIATLNKNTAKGATNDSAAIRYLREIQAPAILTPHVREFARLFGTLPENSRDIPNYLRSIATSTNKVILLKGAPTFVTVPDGRVFVIPARNSGLAKGGSGDVLTGIITALLAQGLPTAEAAVLGALLHQKAGQITRTKMGAFSMLPSDVIAALPQAFS; the protein is encoded by the coding sequence ATGAATTCGCTCCAGTCTTTAGATTTGCAACCAATTCTTTCGACCGAAGGCATGCGCAATCTCGATGCGGCATCGAAAAAATTTTTAGCACAAAAGATTACGAGCGAACCTTCTGAAAAAGACGTTATCCAAAGCGGATACACGTTAATGCAAGAGGCTGGACTTGCGCTTTTCAAGTTTGTACAAAAAAGTATCGCTGAAGGCGCCGCAAACCATCATGCAAAACCCATCGCAATTTTCATCGGTGGCGGAAACAATGGCGGTGATGGACTTGTACTAGCCAAGCATCTTTTGCAAGCTAGAATTGAAAGCATCGTCTTTAGCCTTACGTCAGAAAGCAAATTCAAAAACGAAGCCAAGTTAGCGCTTGACGATTTTTTGCAAGCGGGCGGCTCTCTTTTTGCTTTCAAGAAAATCACCGAAGATTCCAAGCAAGCTTCGCTCCTTTTGCACGACGGATTCATGCTCGTCGTCGATTGCATGCTCGGAAACGGAGCCAAAGGCGAACTCCGCTCAGAATTCGCAACAGCGGTACAAATCATTAACGAAAGCGGACTTCCCGTCATCGCCGCAGATGCACCTACCGGTTACGATTCCAGCGCACACGTTTGCAACAAAGTTTGCACACACGCAAATGAAACAATGTTGTTCGGATTTCCGCGGTTGGATGCCTACGCAAAAGAAGGCGGTCCCGTATTCGGGAATGTGACTGTAGCCCCTCTTCAATATCCGGCCGAGCTTGTTGCGCAATTTGACGAAAAAAACTATCTAGCCGACGAGTCGCTTATTCCACAACTTTTGCCCAAACGAAACGAATGGGGCGACAAGCGGAACCAAGGAACCGTCCTGATTATCGCAGGCTCCAAGGATATGCCAGGTGCAGCAGCGCTTTGTACTGAATCGGCACTCCGCAGTGGCGCTGGGCTTGTCACGCTCGCAACGACCGAGGCAATTACGCCGATCATCCAGGCAAAGCTTTCGGAACCGGTTTTCTGTAGTCTTGATGATAGAGCAAACGGTGCGGGTTCCGAGAATTGCGGGTCTTTGCAACCACAACACATTTCAACGTTATTGGATCGCGCAAAACACGCAAGTGCAGTCGCCATCGGGCCCGGACTTTCAACAAACACCGGCACTGTCCAAGCCGTTATTAAATTGCTCCCGCAGTTGAACGCGCCGACGGTCATCGATGCCGACGCACTTAACGCCATCGCAACATTGAACAAGAACACTGCAAAGGGCGCGACAAACGACAGCGCCGCAATCCGCTATTTGCGCGAGATACAGGCGCCAGCAATTTTAACGCCGCATGTAAGGGAATTTGCACGACTTTTCGGCACGCTCCCAGAAAACAGTCGTGACATCCCGAACTATTTGAGAAGCATCGCCACAAGCACAAACAAAGTCATTTTGCTAAAAGGCGCACCGACCTTCGTTACTGTTCCCGACGGTCGCGTATTCGTGATTCCGGCTCGCAACTCAGGACTTGCCAAAGGCGGCTCCGGCGACGTGCTCACGGGAATTATCACAGCGCTACTCGCACAAGGTTTGCCGACTGCAGAAGCCGCCGTACTCGGAGCCCTGTTGCATCAAAAAGCAGGCCAAATCACCCGTACAAAAATGGGAGCATTCTCCATGCTCCCAAGCGACGTCATCGCAGCACTCCCGCAGGCGTTCTCTTAA
- a CDS encoding FprA family A-type flavoprotein: MKNFSDNIKYIGVDDRDLDLFEGQYVVPEGMAYNSYLIVDEKIAVMDTVDAHKVDDWFANLETALAGRKPDYLVIHHLEPDHAGGIADFVAKFPDATLVASAKAFTILPQFMALPESVKKQTVKEGDTLSLGTHTLQFITAPMVHWPEVLFSYEQSEKVLFAADAFGKFGVYDADPDDWACEARRYYFNIVGKYGNQVQAVLKKAAALDIKTICPLHGPVLTENLGYYIDKYNIWSSYAPEDKGVLVAFASVYGGTKKAAELLGEKLKAAGVEKVVLSDLARSDMAEVIEDAFRYDRMVVAATTYDAGLFPAMENFLNHLKAKNYSNRKVGIIENGSWAPMAAKKMTEILATLKNVTLAETVVTVKSRLNAESEAALDKLVAEMV; the protein is encoded by the coding sequence ATGAAGAACTTTAGCGATAACATCAAGTACATCGGTGTCGATGACCGCGATTTGGATTTATTCGAAGGCCAGTATGTGGTGCCTGAGGGCATGGCGTATAATTCGTATTTGATTGTAGATGAAAAAATTGCCGTGATGGATACGGTCGATGCGCACAAAGTTGACGATTGGTTTGCCAATCTGGAGACGGCTCTCGCTGGCCGCAAGCCGGATTACCTGGTGATTCATCACTTGGAACCGGACCATGCCGGTGGTATTGCTGACTTTGTTGCAAAGTTCCCAGATGCAACTCTTGTGGCTTCTGCAAAGGCTTTTACAATTTTACCGCAGTTCATGGCGCTCCCTGAATCGGTCAAGAAGCAGACTGTGAAGGAAGGCGATACGCTTTCGCTCGGTACGCATACGTTGCAGTTTATTACCGCCCCGATGGTGCACTGGCCCGAAGTGCTGTTTAGTTACGAACAAAGTGAAAAGGTGCTATTCGCGGCTGATGCATTCGGCAAGTTCGGCGTGTACGATGCTGACCCGGACGACTGGGCGTGCGAAGCTCGCCGCTACTACTTCAATATCGTGGGCAAGTACGGCAACCAGGTGCAGGCGGTTCTCAAGAAGGCTGCCGCGCTCGACATCAAGACGATTTGCCCGTTGCATGGTCCTGTGCTCACCGAAAATCTCGGCTACTATATCGATAAGTACAACATTTGGAGTAGCTACGCTCCCGAAGACAAAGGTGTGCTCGTGGCATTTGCCTCGGTTTATGGCGGTACCAAGAAGGCCGCGGAACTGCTCGGCGAAAAGCTTAAAGCAGCCGGTGTCGAGAAGGTGGTGCTTTCTGACCTTGCCCGCAGTGACATGGCCGAAGTTATCGAAGACGCCTTCCGTTACGACCGTATGGTGGTGGCTGCAACAACTTACGATGCGGGCCTATTCCCAGCGATGGAAAATTTCCTCAATCACCTGAAGGCGAAAAATTACAGTAACCGCAAGGTAGGTATTATTGAAAATGGCTCGTGGGCGCCTATGGCCGCAAAGAAGATGACCGAAATCCTCGCTACGCTCAAGAACGTGACGCTAGCCGAAACGGTAGTGACGGTGAAGTCGAGACTCAACGCTGAATCTGAAGCGGCACTGGACAAACTCGTGGCCGAGATGGTTTAA
- the polA gene encoding DNA polymerase I: MAEKTLLLLDSFALAFRMFYAYSQNPLVNSKGEEVSMMHGYWGAVLRILAKHKPTHFAIARDVAHTKTFRHELYPDYKANRGPMPEEMAAQMPLLCESMEASGIPLLSEPGYEADDVMASAAEAAVNAGFDHVVIISKDKDMSQIVTDKIHLFHLEKGADGIDFGPQQVLEKYGIPPEKIRDYLALMGDSSDNVPGVPKVGPKTAIQLLTEYGDMDNIYANLDNIKKKGLHDNLANNKEQAFLSRELVTLQTKRAYHGNLDALEFCGIHSDTLESIFREHEINSLIRLLENVPSKTGFVRNDGSDDSATGAENNKVGEPAEPPADLPPTYICVDSDDVFEQMKKEFDAATEIGIDTETDGLDPMQCSIVGLCLAAAAKDGSVPKGYYIPLRHTDDIGFPYPAGKGGNFDFNTTKKWFIDFWNDSCTLPDGESKQPDSAKRSLVFHNAKFDLHVLARTFGLTQKQIDSANIVDTLIAAWMLSPGQTGLGLDNQVMQLLQHEMIPIENLIGRGKNQITFNRTPIKDATEYGAEDAVYTLRLWKPLRAKLQKYDYEKYFFSQEMPLLKVLYQMEGVGAFVDTKILKKLETDLQHRIEKLEKEICDMAGCEFNIGSPKQLGEVLFDTLGLPEIKKRSTDAAVLEELSFRSAHPIVFAVIEYRELKKMQSTYVSVLPTLVNPDTKRIHTSFIQWGTATGRLSSRDPNLQNIPVRSDLGKQIRAAFVPQNPNNVILAVDYSQIELRMLAHLSGDEALIESYKEGIDIHARTAAAINRVSLEDVTADMRRDAKVVNFGVLYGMTAFRLSRDLKIPMAQAKSFIDGYFEMYQGVQKFIDDTKAAAHRDGYVETLSGRRRYIAGIDSSDRMESQMAERMAVNTPVQGSAADLIKIAMIRIQKRINDENLPLRMMLQVHDELVFECPRDQVETLSQMVKSEMEGAMELKVPLVASVGFGKNWLEAH; encoded by the coding sequence ATGGCAGAAAAGACTTTACTACTTCTTGATTCATTCGCACTCGCGTTCCGCATGTTCTACGCTTACAGCCAGAACCCGCTCGTCAACAGCAAGGGCGAAGAAGTTTCCATGATGCACGGCTACTGGGGCGCAGTCCTCCGCATTTTGGCTAAACACAAGCCCACACATTTTGCGATTGCCCGCGATGTCGCGCATACAAAGACTTTCCGCCACGAACTTTACCCAGACTACAAGGCCAATCGCGGCCCCATGCCCGAAGAAATGGCAGCGCAAATGCCGCTCCTCTGCGAATCGATGGAAGCTAGCGGCATCCCACTTTTGTCGGAACCCGGCTACGAAGCTGACGACGTGATGGCAAGCGCCGCCGAAGCCGCCGTCAACGCCGGTTTTGACCACGTTGTCATCATCAGTAAAGACAAGGACATGTCGCAAATCGTGACCGATAAAATCCACCTTTTCCATTTGGAAAAAGGCGCCGACGGCATCGATTTTGGACCGCAGCAAGTCCTCGAAAAATACGGCATTCCTCCTGAAAAAATTCGCGACTACCTCGCCCTCATGGGCGACTCGAGCGATAATGTTCCGGGCGTTCCGAAAGTCGGCCCCAAAACCGCCATCCAGCTGCTGACTGAATATGGTGACATGGACAACATTTACGCAAACCTCGACAACATCAAAAAGAAAGGTTTGCACGACAACCTCGCGAATAACAAGGAACAAGCGTTCCTCAGCCGCGAACTCGTGACGTTACAGACAAAGCGTGCCTACCACGGCAATCTCGACGCGCTAGAGTTCTGCGGCATCCACAGCGATACGCTCGAAAGCATTTTCAGAGAACACGAAATCAACAGCCTGATTCGCTTGCTAGAAAACGTTCCGAGCAAAACAGGATTTGTGCGCAACGACGGCTCTGACGACTCAGCGACGGGGGCCGAGAACAACAAGGTTGGTGAGCCAGCCGAACCACCCGCCGACCTCCCGCCCACTTACATCTGCGTCGATAGCGATGATGTTTTCGAACAGATGAAAAAGGAATTTGACGCAGCAACCGAAATCGGCATTGATACAGAAACAGACGGACTCGACCCGATGCAATGCAGCATTGTCGGACTTTGCCTCGCCGCTGCTGCAAAAGACGGAAGCGTTCCCAAGGGCTACTATATTCCGCTCAGGCACACCGACGACATTGGGTTCCCGTACCCTGCCGGCAAGGGCGGCAACTTCGATTTCAACACCACCAAGAAGTGGTTTATCGATTTCTGGAACGATTCTTGCACACTCCCCGATGGTGAATCCAAGCAGCCCGACAGTGCAAAGCGTTCACTTGTTTTCCATAATGCCAAATTCGACTTGCACGTTCTCGCCCGCACGTTCGGACTCACGCAAAAGCAAATCGATTCCGCGAACATCGTCGATACGCTCATCGCCGCGTGGATGCTCTCGCCCGGCCAAACCGGGCTCGGCCTCGACAATCAGGTGATGCAGCTTTTGCAGCACGAAATGATTCCGATTGAAAACCTCATCGGACGCGGCAAGAACCAAATCACGTTCAACCGCACACCCATCAAGGACGCGACCGAATACGGTGCCGAAGACGCCGTGTATACGCTCCGCTTGTGGAAACCGCTCCGCGCCAAGTTGCAAAAATACGACTACGAAAAGTACTTCTTCAGCCAAGAAATGCCGCTCCTCAAGGTGCTTTACCAGATGGAAGGCGTTGGCGCATTCGTCGACACCAAGATTCTCAAGAAGCTCGAAACCGATTTGCAGCACCGTATCGAAAAGCTCGAAAAAGAAATCTGCGACATGGCGGGTTGCGAATTCAACATCGGCTCGCCCAAGCAGCTCGGCGAAGTGCTCTTTGATACGCTCGGACTCCCCGAAATCAAAAAGCGCAGCACCGACGCCGCAGTCCTTGAAGAACTCAGCTTCCGCAGTGCACACCCCATTGTCTTTGCGGTCATCGAATACCGCGAACTCAAGAAGATGCAGAGCACCTACGTTTCCGTGCTCCCGACGCTCGTGAATCCGGATACCAAGCGCATCCACACGAGCTTTATCCAGTGGGGTACAGCAACAGGCCGCCTCTCCAGCCGCGACCCGAACTTGCAAAACATCCCCGTCCGTAGCGATCTCGGCAAGCAGATCCGTGCCGCATTCGTTCCGCAGAACCCGAACAATGTGATTCTCGCGGTGGACTACTCGCAGATTGAACTCCGCATGCTCGCACACCTGAGCGGAGACGAAGCGCTCATCGAAAGCTACAAGGAAGGCATCGACATCCACGCCCGCACGGCAGCCGCCATCAACCGCGTAAGCCTCGAAGACGTGACCGCCGACATGCGCCGCGACGCGAAGGTCGTGAATTTTGGCGTGCTCTACGGCATGACCGCCTTCCGCCTCTCCCGCGATCTGAAAATTCCGATGGCACAGGCCAAGAGCTTCATCGACGGCTACTTCGAAATGTACCAGGGCGTACAAAAGTTCATCGACGACACCAAGGCCGCCGCCCACCGCGACGGCTACGTCGAAACGCTCTCCGGACGCCGCCGCTACATCGCAGGCATCGACAGTTCCGACCGCATGGAATCGCAAATGGCTGAACGCATGGCCGTGAACACCCCCGTGCAGGGCAGCGCTGCCGACCTCATCAAGATTGCCATGATCCGTATCCAAAAGCGCATCAACGATGAGAACCTCCCGCTCCGCATGATGCTCCAGGTGCATGACGAACTGGTTTTCGAATGCCCGCGCGATCAAGTCGAAACGCTCTCGCAGATGGTCAAATCCGAGATGGAAGGAGCCATGGAACTTAAAGTTCCACTCGTCGCGAGCGTCGGCTTCGGCAAAAATTGGCTCGAAGCACACTAA
- a CDS encoding glycoside hydrolase family 5 protein produces the protein MRLNTFGIACSSLLMAASAFAALPKATALVEPMGMGYNIGNTMEVPENPTAWGNPLPTAGYIKAIKAAGFNTVRIPCAWYSHSDALAKDIAANGGTADNGAYTHVGKAATFTNPTIDAAWLKQVKDVVDMVIAEGMYVVLNSHWDEGWLEDRVYEGTANPRSGSGDIANSSATTKARQAAFWSQIASYFKDYDEHLLFAGANEPGVNDPWGASGQWAFDDSRMQILKGYYDAFITSVRSAGGNNDTRTLIVQAPRTEMDNAPMLSKNWPTDPAGDGYMMAEVHYYPYQYSLMTADEDWGKQYYYYTGLSSTNDKEHNMGWNVYSKSIDNSALGTPNQIAKAFGELKTMFCDKGIPVIIGELGAIKRTGQITDAANLKLHLQGRALFYGEVAKNAKANGIIPYVWDTGAEDDGNMTIITRQKGTYSILDPDVLNALQKAYGQEGNNKSNLDSLVNENEVPETADGKGVLVTYTSKTADSSETGTLRINLPNASKDLSKYVGLEIRMKGEVATAGPCTNAAKDCGEYGWTSMDLFMMTGSAWAWFDASVLEQADQQLDATTFQTFQIKWTDFRTEPTGLNSVNAIGLNLYGTQVSGTITIDYIKGIKADGSTEIIDDFDKKPSTEGTASSKIVAISGSGSSAIKPVAAKATGLRLNVVQGSVTAMFNANRATRGTAMLMNSMGQVIAQKNFNAHVGANEVQLSTNARGAAVLIVKMGSQKSVQQVRLR, from the coding sequence ATGAGATTGAATACCTTCGGCATCGCATGCAGCTCGCTTCTCATGGCAGCATCAGCATTCGCCGCCCTCCCCAAGGCAACCGCATTGGTCGAACCGATGGGCATGGGTTATAATATCGGCAACACCATGGAAGTGCCGGAAAATCCGACAGCATGGGGCAACCCGCTCCCGACCGCAGGCTACATCAAGGCCATCAAGGCAGCCGGTTTCAACACCGTGCGTATTCCTTGCGCTTGGTATTCCCATTCTGACGCTCTCGCCAAAGATATCGCCGCAAACGGCGGTACCGCAGACAACGGCGCATACACCCACGTAGGCAAGGCCGCCACATTCACCAATCCGACCATCGACGCCGCATGGCTCAAGCAGGTAAAGGACGTGGTGGACATGGTCATCGCCGAAGGCATGTACGTCGTTTTGAACTCCCACTGGGACGAAGGCTGGCTCGAAGACCGCGTCTACGAAGGCACCGCCAATCCGCGTAGCGGTTCCGGCGACATCGCCAACAGCTCCGCAACGACAAAGGCCCGTCAGGCCGCTTTCTGGTCTCAGATTGCTTCTTACTTCAAAGACTACGACGAACATCTCCTTTTTGCAGGTGCCAACGAACCGGGCGTGAACGACCCGTGGGGCGCAAGCGGTCAGTGGGCATTCGACGACTCCCGTATGCAGATTTTGAAGGGCTACTACGACGCTTTCATCACTTCCGTTCGCAGCGCAGGCGGCAACAACGACACCCGTACCTTGATTGTGCAGGCTCCGCGTACCGAAATGGACAACGCCCCGATGCTCAGCAAAAACTGGCCTACCGACCCGGCTGGCGATGGCTACATGATGGCCGAAGTCCACTATTATCCGTACCAGTACTCCCTCATGACCGCCGACGAAGATTGGGGCAAGCAGTATTATTACTACACCGGACTTTCCAGCACGAATGACAAGGAACACAACATGGGCTGGAACGTTTACAGCAAGAGCATCGACAACTCCGCTCTCGGTACTCCGAACCAAATTGCAAAGGCTTTTGGCGAACTCAAGACGATGTTCTGCGACAAGGGCATTCCTGTAATTATCGGTGAACTCGGCGCCATCAAGCGCACCGGTCAAATTACCGACGCTGCAAACCTCAAGCTCCACTTGCAGGGCCGCGCACTCTTCTATGGTGAAGTCGCCAAGAATGCAAAAGCAAACGGCATTATTCCTTACGTTTGGGATACCGGTGCAGAAGACGATGGCAATATGACCATCATCACCCGCCAGAAGGGCACCTACTCTATTCTCGACCCGGATGTTTTGAACGCCTTGCAGAAGGCTTACGGCCAGGAAGGCAATAACAAGAGCAACCTTGACAGTCTCGTAAACGAAAACGAAGTTCCTGAAACTGCAGACGGCAAGGGCGTTCTCGTCACCTACACGAGCAAGACCGCCGACTCCAGCGAAACCGGCACGCTCCGTATCAATCTTCCCAATGCAAGCAAGGACCTCTCCAAGTATGTCGGTCTCGAAATTCGCATGAAGGGCGAAGTCGCAACTGCAGGCCCCTGCACCAACGCAGCAAAGGATTGCGGCGAATACGGCTGGACTTCCATGGACCTCTTCATGATGACCGGTAGCGCATGGGCATGGTTCGACGCTAGCGTTTTGGAACAGGCCGACCAGCAACTTGACGCCACCACGTTCCAGACATTCCAGATCAAGTGGACAGACTTCCGCACCGAACCCACGGGCCTCAACTCTGTTAACGCAATTGGCCTCAACCTCTACGGCACGCAGGTTTCCGGTACCATCACGATTGACTACATCAAGGGCATCAAGGCTGACGGCTCTACCGAAATCATCGATGACTTCGACAAGAAGCCCTCCACCGAAGGCACCGCTTCTAGCAAGATCGTCGCCATCTCCGGTTCCGGCTCCTCCGCCATCAAGCCTGTCGCCGCCAAGGCAACCGGTCTCCGCTTGAACGTTGTCCAAGGCTCCGTCACTGCAATGTTCAACGCCAACAGGGCTACTCGCGGTACGGCCATGCTCATGAACTCCATGGGCCAGGTCATCGCTCAAAAGAACTTCAACGCCCACGTCGGTGCAAACGAAGTCCAGTTGAGCACAAATGCACGCGGTGCTGCAGTCCTCATCGTCAAGATGGGCAGCCAGAAGAGCGTACAGCAAGTCCGCCTCCGCTAA
- a CDS encoding TIGR02147 family protein — MKPIVEYQDYHAFLSDYYEERKRTSAFSWREFAKIAGFVSPSYLKMVCEGKTKLSKVTMGRVAQAIGLVGYEVEYFETMVLFGNAKNDEQKKKFLEQMNLMALSHKVRIVDKDAFEYYDTWKNPVVRELAPLMPGAMPGDIAKACAQDVSALDVRKSLSFLERAGFLKQVRENVYEQTEKSVEGSKEGLPLAIRSMHRAMGNLAVDSLNRFAPDVRNVTGITMGVNREAYEKIVAVLDECRKKITEIANECSDITQVYRLNLQLFPLSKEIVKKEEA, encoded by the coding sequence ATGAAGCCGATTGTTGAATATCAAGACTACCACGCTTTTTTGAGCGACTACTATGAAGAACGCAAGAGAACTTCTGCGTTCTCGTGGCGCGAGTTTGCCAAAATTGCGGGTTTTGTCTCGCCGTCGTACCTCAAGATGGTTTGCGAGGGCAAGACGAAATTGAGCAAGGTGACCATGGGGCGTGTGGCCCAGGCAATTGGGCTTGTGGGTTACGAGGTTGAATATTTTGAAACGATGGTGCTGTTTGGTAATGCCAAGAATGACGAACAAAAGAAAAAGTTCTTGGAACAAATGAATTTAATGGCTTTGTCTCATAAGGTTCGCATTGTAGATAAAGATGCATTTGAATATTACGATACCTGGAAAAATCCGGTGGTGCGAGAGTTGGCGCCTTTGATGCCGGGAGCGATGCCGGGCGATATTGCAAAAGCCTGTGCGCAAGATGTTTCGGCGCTAGATGTCCGCAAGTCGCTCTCGTTCCTGGAACGTGCTGGATTCTTGAAACAAGTCCGCGAGAATGTTTACGAACAAACTGAAAAGTCTGTGGAAGGCTCCAAGGAAGGATTGCCGCTTGCCATCCGCTCCATGCATCGTGCCATGGGAAATTTGGCGGTAGATTCTCTGAACCGCTTTGCGCCGGACGTGCGAAACGTTACGGGAATTACGATGGGCGTGAATCGTGAGGCGTACGAAAAAATTGTCGCGGTGCTTGACGAGTGCCGCAAAAAGATTACTGAAATTGCAAATGAATGTAGCGATATCACGCAAGTTTACAGGTTGAATTTACAGCTGTTTCCGCTGTCAAAGGAAATTGTGAAAAAAGAGGAGGCGTAA